One window from the genome of Thalassospira xiamenensis M-5 = DSM 17429 encodes:
- the secD gene encoding protein translocase subunit SecD, with translation MLYFTKWKAALVLLVCALGVIYAAPNFLPKGTLATEASYLPGKQISLGLDLRGGSHMLLEVDINSVIRERYEALGDTIRSTLREERIRYRPRDAGLDGAEVTIVNADEVEKARDLIRDVEPNTVMSGDGNNIIVSYTEQARKELVDRAISQSLEVVRRRVDELGTTEPSIQRQGEDRIVVQVPGLDDPSRLRAILGRTAKMNFHLVNEEKTASQARATGMPPGTIILPSADAGDRAAGINEYLIDRRVVVSGDNLIDSQPTFNDGRPVVSFRFDAAGGARFGDMTSKNAGRRLAIVLDGEVISAPRINEPILGGNGIITGQFSVQEANDLSLLLRAGALPAPMQILEERSVGPGLGQDSVEAGEIAAVLGLVFVIAFMVISYGRFGIYADIALLMNLILVLAVMSVLQATLTLPGIAGIVLTVGMAVDANVLIFERIREERNNGRTIINAIDAGYRSAMSTILDANLTTLIAALVLFSFGSGPIKGFAVTLAIGIITSMFSAIWVTRLLISVWVKRRRPTELVL, from the coding sequence ATGCTTTATTTTACGAAATGGAAAGCAGCACTGGTTCTGCTGGTGTGCGCTTTGGGCGTTATATACGCTGCACCGAATTTCCTGCCCAAGGGCACGTTGGCAACTGAAGCCAGCTATCTTCCGGGTAAACAGATCAGCCTTGGTCTTGATCTGCGCGGCGGATCGCACATGCTGCTTGAGGTGGACATTAACAGCGTGATCCGCGAGCGTTATGAAGCGCTTGGAGATACGATCCGTTCGACACTGCGCGAGGAACGCATTCGTTACCGTCCGCGCGATGCCGGATTGGACGGCGCGGAAGTCACCATCGTCAATGCCGACGAGGTCGAAAAAGCCCGCGATCTGATCCGTGATGTCGAACCTAATACCGTCATGAGTGGTGACGGCAACAACATTATCGTTTCCTACACCGAACAGGCCCGCAAAGAACTTGTTGATCGCGCGATCAGCCAGTCACTTGAAGTGGTGCGCCGTCGTGTTGACGAACTGGGAACGACCGAACCGTCGATCCAGCGCCAGGGTGAAGACCGTATTGTTGTTCAGGTACCTGGACTTGATGATCCGTCGCGTTTACGCGCGATTCTTGGCCGTACCGCGAAAATGAACTTCCACCTCGTGAACGAGGAAAAAACGGCTTCCCAAGCGCGTGCCACCGGCATGCCGCCGGGAACCATTATCCTGCCATCGGCTGATGCCGGTGACCGTGCGGCCGGTATCAACGAATATCTGATTGACCGTCGCGTGGTTGTTTCGGGTGATAACCTTATCGATTCACAACCCACCTTTAACGATGGTCGCCCCGTTGTTTCATTCCGCTTTGACGCGGCAGGTGGTGCGCGGTTTGGCGACATGACGTCGAAAAATGCCGGTCGTCGTCTGGCGATCGTTCTGGATGGCGAAGTGATTTCAGCCCCGCGGATCAATGAACCGATCCTTGGTGGTAACGGTATCATTACCGGCCAGTTCAGTGTTCAGGAGGCCAACGATCTTTCGTTGCTGTTGCGTGCCGGTGCATTGCCCGCACCGATGCAGATCCTTGAAGAACGTTCAGTCGGCCCGGGGCTAGGACAGGATTCTGTCGAGGCCGGTGAAATTGCAGCCGTCCTTGGTCTTGTCTTCGTTATTGCCTTTATGGTGATCAGCTACGGGCGGTTCGGGATTTATGCCGATATCGCACTTCTGATGAACCTTATCCTCGTGCTGGCAGTGATGTCGGTATTGCAGGCAACTCTGACACTGCCGGGTATCGCCGGTATCGTTTTGACGGTCGGTATGGCGGTTGACGCCAACGTACTGATTTTCGAACGTATCCGTGAAGAACGTAATAATGGCCGTACGATCATCAACGCAATTGATGCCGGTTATCGCAGTGCGATGTCGACCATCCTTGACGCCAACCTAACCACGCTGATTGCGGCTCTTGTGCTATTCAGCTTTGGTTCCGGGCCGATCAAGGGTTTTGCCGTCACGCTTGCCATCGGCATTATCACGTCGATGTTCTCGGCAATCTGGGTGACCCGACTGTTGATTTCGGTGTGGGTTAAACGCCGTCGTCCGACGGAACTGGTACTTTGA
- the secF gene encoding protein translocase subunit SecF: MKPLHLVPDDVNVPFLKFRKIFYIVSLVMVLASVGLFVTKGLNFGIDFRGGILLEIKTDGPADIGALRDNLGSLGLGDVSIQEFGEPDDVLIQLQRQDGDEKAQMAALATVTEALGDNVTIRRSELVGPKVGDELKEAGVYSVAISLLLIMVYIWFRFEWQFAVASVVALLHDVLITIGFFVITGVQFDLATLAAVLTVAGYSINDTVVVFDRIREYLRKFRKMEIPDLLDLSINSTLSRTTMTSFTTLLALIALFVFGGEAIRGFTMALIFGIVIGTYSSICVASPLLMVLRLNRKIPEGEETQKAGA; the protein is encoded by the coding sequence ATGAAACCATTGCATCTTGTTCCGGATGACGTGAACGTCCCGTTCCTCAAATTCCGGAAAATCTTTTATATTGTCTCGCTGGTCATGGTGCTGGCATCTGTTGGCTTATTTGTAACCAAGGGGCTGAATTTCGGCATCGATTTCCGGGGCGGTATTCTCCTTGAAATCAAAACCGACGGTCCGGCCGATATTGGCGCGCTGCGTGATAATCTTGGTTCTCTTGGACTGGGGGATGTATCAATTCAGGAATTCGGCGAACCCGATGATGTCCTGATCCAGTTGCAGCGCCAGGACGGTGATGAAAAAGCCCAGATGGCAGCGCTTGCTACTGTGACCGAGGCACTTGGTGACAATGTTACCATTCGCCGTAGCGAACTGGTCGGCCCGAAGGTTGGTGACGAGCTGAAGGAAGCTGGAGTCTATTCGGTTGCCATCTCGCTTTTGCTGATCATGGTCTATATCTGGTTCCGGTTCGAATGGCAGTTTGCCGTGGCATCGGTTGTGGCACTTCTGCATGATGTTCTGATTACCATCGGTTTCTTTGTGATCACCGGTGTTCAGTTCGATCTGGCGACGCTTGCAGCGGTTCTGACCGTTGCCGGTTATTCGATCAACGATACGGTGGTTGTATTTGACCGTATTCGCGAATATCTGCGCAAATTCCGCAAGATGGAAATACCCGATCTTCTTGATCTGTCGATCAATTCGACCCTGTCACGTACGACCATGACATCATTTACCACCTTGCTGGCGCTGATTGCGTTGTTCGTATTTGGTGGTGAAGCGATCCGTGGTTTCACGATGGCGCTGATTTTCGGCATTGTCATAGGGACTTATTCGTCAATCTGTGTGGCGTCTCCGTTGCTGATGGTTCTGCGGCTTAACCGCAAGATTCCCGAAGGCGAAGAGACCCAGAAGGCCGGTGCCTGA
- a CDS encoding DMT family transporter, protein MDARDGHRANLLGSLWMMAAMAAFAVEDAFVKAVSATHPVGQVLILFGVGGAVLFAAIAKAQNKRLLDPAVLSRPMCVRIVFEVIGRLFYVLALALTPLSSTTAILQATPLIVVLGAALIFGEKVGWRRWLAIFVGLIGVLIILRPSADGFSVLSLLAVIGTIGFAGRDLASRAAPISLGTSILGFYGFIAIIIAGILFSVWEGKAFTLPDGQSLFYFSGAVLMGISAYAALMKAMRSGDVSSVTPFRYTRLLFGIALGVFLFGEELDMPMLIGCSIVVVSGLFILWRGKKAKAPAAAL, encoded by the coding sequence ATGGACGCAAGAGATGGTCATCGGGCAAATTTGCTCGGTAGTCTGTGGATGATGGCGGCAATGGCAGCATTCGCCGTTGAAGACGCATTTGTGAAGGCCGTTTCGGCGACGCATCCAGTGGGACAGGTTTTGATCCTGTTTGGTGTCGGAGGGGCGGTTTTATTTGCCGCGATTGCCAAAGCCCAGAATAAACGACTGCTTGACCCGGCGGTTCTGTCGCGTCCTATGTGTGTAAGGATCGTGTTCGAGGTTATCGGGCGACTGTTTTATGTGCTTGCGCTTGCTTTAACACCTTTGTCTTCGACCACGGCCATTTTACAGGCAACGCCGCTTATTGTGGTTCTTGGCGCGGCGCTCATTTTTGGTGAAAAAGTGGGATGGCGCAGATGGTTGGCAATTTTTGTTGGTCTGATCGGTGTTCTGATCATTCTTCGTCCGAGCGCGGATGGCTTTTCAGTCCTGTCGTTGCTGGCGGTGATCGGAACAATCGGTTTTGCCGGTCGTGATCTAGCCAGCCGGGCAGCCCCGATATCGTTGGGGACGTCTATTCTGGGATTCTATGGTTTTATTGCCATTATTATTGCCGGTATCCTGTTTTCGGTTTGGGAAGGCAAAGCATTTACGCTACCCGACGGCCAAAGCCTTTTCTATTTTTCCGGTGCGGTCCTGATGGGGATTTCTGCTTATGCCGCCCTGATGAAAGCGATGCGCAGCGGTGATGTTTCGTCGGTTACACCGTTCAGGTATACTCGGTTGTTGTTCGGTATTGCCTTGGGCGTGTTCCTGTTTGGTGAGGAACTCGACATGCCCATGTTGATCGGGTGTAGTATCGTTGTTGTTTCCGGGTTGTTTATTTTGTGGCGCGGGAAAAAAGCAAAGGCACCTGCAGCTGCGCTTTGA
- a CDS encoding phytoene/squalene synthase family protein, whose protein sequence is MTDTPKLSYCADYVRRNDKDRFLCSLFASPDKRESLFTLYAFNQEVSKTREMVSDTMLGHIRLQWWRDTLAEIEQGKIRKHEVVEPLSVVIQSGRLDARDLETLIAAREFDLADKAPANQAELDHYIDQTSGHLAVMATELLGVDDADARHAARLAGNAYGLVGILRAMVFHGRAKRLYLPHDRMEHYGVGQGDIFEFRKTDTVKALTREIAELAQNRIREARKYRKYLPSNALAAALPVVLADGYLRKLEKAGFDPFSAEFGLARPASFRLTVKAFLNRY, encoded by the coding sequence ATGACTGACACGCCAAAACTTTCCTATTGTGCCGATTACGTGCGTCGAAATGACAAGGACCGGTTTTTATGTTCGCTTTTCGCAAGTCCGGACAAACGTGAAAGCCTTTTCACGCTTTATGCCTTTAATCAGGAAGTATCGAAAACGCGCGAAATGGTTAGCGACACCATGCTGGGCCATATCCGGTTGCAATGGTGGCGTGACACCCTTGCCGAGATTGAGCAGGGTAAAATCCGCAAGCATGAAGTTGTTGAACCTCTCTCGGTCGTGATCCAGTCCGGGCGGCTTGATGCGCGTGATCTGGAAACCCTGATAGCTGCGCGTGAATTTGACCTTGCCGATAAGGCGCCGGCAAATCAGGCTGAACTCGATCACTATATCGATCAGACGTCCGGGCATCTGGCGGTGATGGCGACCGAACTGCTTGGTGTGGATGATGCTGATGCCAGACACGCTGCCCGACTGGCCGGGAATGCTTATGGTTTGGTGGGAATTCTGCGCGCGATGGTTTTCCATGGCCGGGCAAAACGGCTTTACCTGCCTCATGATCGGATGGAACATTATGGGGTCGGGCAGGGCGACATTTTTGAATTCCGCAAAACAGACACAGTCAAAGCACTGACGCGCGAGATCGCCGAACTGGCGCAAAACCGGATCAGGGAAGCCAGAAAGTATCGTAAATATCTGCCGTCAAATGCATTGGCCGCGGCATTGCCTGTGGTTCTGGCTGATGGATATTTACGCAAGCTTGAAAAGGCCGGTTTTGATCCATTCAGTGCCGAGTTTGGTCTTGCC
- a CDS encoding NAD(P)-binding protein, producing MASFAAPRLHVIGAGLAGSALATQMAQDGVSVTLYDSGEPFASRWTRGMKTSPKNHKVAEPEIFYDPADLVRHFFSQWPEIPRKLIRPAHAVIGLKHPGRSPAIIDLDHGIAAALIARRPTIFARQFTAWNLWFSRYASEDRRVSQRMRVAADLGEDMETPTATYHQGALATLAEVLFSMPAHNCSAALLGRVLMPTLREIRRHNASHAFAAIDPIILNDIALPTMRDHFIAAGGDIISGMELGDIDSTTDFATDLFFGDDQIEVRPQDAVVLALHPRPLCDAVPDIGIPPAPAHRRTFVFQASKNFAEPCCVLADDDLVRAIYCNRRHIQVSMNSSLILPSDGTAVQLAATIWQRVTELCDQHLNLDLSERTKIETGDEHPAFSYVDCEAPFPELSPGVAALRHRITPPWRNLFLCGDAFPPDYPPGPAAVIASVMKVRAQLHEYLKLRDL from the coding sequence ATGGCATCCTTTGCTGCACCAAGACTTCATGTCATTGGCGCCGGACTTGCTGGCTCAGCACTTGCAACTCAAATGGCGCAGGATGGTGTATCCGTAACGTTGTACGATTCCGGCGAACCTTTCGCCAGCCGCTGGACACGCGGCATGAAAACTTCCCCCAAAAACCACAAAGTTGCCGAACCCGAAATTTTCTATGATCCCGCGGATCTTGTTCGGCATTTTTTCTCGCAATGGCCGGAAATTCCGCGAAAACTGATCCGACCGGCCCATGCGGTTATCGGCCTTAAACACCCCGGACGAAGCCCCGCCATCATTGATCTTGATCACGGTATTGCCGCGGCTTTGATTGCACGTCGCCCGACGATTTTCGCACGGCAGTTTACGGCATGGAATTTATGGTTCTCCCGTTACGCCAGTGAAGACCGGCGTGTCAGTCAACGAATGCGGGTCGCAGCTGATTTGGGTGAAGATATGGAAACACCGACAGCAACCTATCATCAGGGTGCACTTGCGACACTGGCCGAGGTACTGTTTTCAATGCCAGCCCACAATTGCTCGGCCGCTTTGCTGGGGCGCGTTTTAATGCCGACATTGCGTGAAATACGCCGCCATAATGCAAGCCACGCCTTCGCGGCGATTGACCCAATCATCCTAAACGATATCGCGCTGCCCACTATGCGCGATCATTTTATCGCAGCTGGCGGCGACATCATAAGCGGTATGGAACTTGGTGATATCGACAGTACGACGGATTTCGCCACCGACCTGTTTTTCGGCGATGATCAGATCGAGGTGCGCCCGCAAGATGCCGTGGTGCTTGCACTTCATCCAAGGCCACTTTGCGATGCGGTACCTGATATCGGCATTCCGCCAGCCCCGGCGCATCGACGAACTTTTGTGTTTCAGGCCAGCAAAAACTTTGCCGAACCATGCTGTGTCCTGGCCGATGATGATCTGGTACGTGCGATTTATTGCAACCGTCGTCACATACAGGTCAGCATGAACAGCAGTCTGATTCTGCCAAGCGACGGCACAGCAGTTCAGTTGGCCGCAACGATCTGGCAGCGCGTCACAGAGCTTTGCGATCAGCATTTAAATCTTGATCTGTCGGAAAGGACAAAAATTGAAACCGGCGATGAGCATCCGGCTTTCAGTTATGTTGACTGTGAAGCCCCTTTTCCGGAACTCAGTCCGGGGGTTGCAGCACTTCGCCACCGGATTACGCCACCTTGGCGGAACCTGTTTTTATGCGGGGATGCCTTTCCGCCGGATTATCCGCCCGGACCGGCAGCGGTTATCGCAAGTGTGATGAAGGTCCGTGCGCAGTTGCATGAATATCTGAAACTGCGCGACTTATAA
- the yajC gene encoding preprotein translocase subunit YajC has product MLISPAFAQGAGGAGGADMLTSFLPLILIFVVFYFLLIRPQQKKQKEHKAMLAAVRRGDKIVTAGGLIGTVAKVIGDDELSVEIAEGVKVKVARGMVSTVLSKTEPAKGDDKDEDEKEAEETKKD; this is encoded by the coding sequence ATGTTGATTTCGCCGGCTTTCGCGCAGGGCGCAGGTGGCGCAGGTGGTGCAGATATGCTTACCAGCTTCCTGCCGCTGATCCTGATTTTTGTTGTTTTTTATTTCCTGCTTATCCGTCCGCAGCAGAAAAAACAGAAAGAGCATAAAGCGATGCTCGCTGCTGTTCGTCGCGGTGACAAAATCGTTACCGCCGGTGGTCTGATCGGTACCGTTGCCAAGGTTATTGGTGACGATGAACTTTCGGTCGAGATTGCTGAAGGGGTCAAAGTCAAGGTTGCACGCGGCATGGTTTCGACAGTTCTGTCGAAAACCGAGCCAGCCAAAGGCGACGACAAAGACGAAGACGAAAAAGAAGCTGAAGAGACCAAAAAAGACTGA
- a CDS encoding mechanosensitive ion channel family protein, whose translation MDEITSEIDSLNSEVIDHMTNWVEMLGGGEIGKYVVAGAVLLFVFVLKRVLALGVIGSLRKLAHQHKHSTAAHVLDAFEAPIQLLVILGGVYFAIEILDLPENFDAVLFELIGIFATFSVFWALFRSIEPLAMSFNNLAWRFGGGLGDDLRQFFIRAVKTLIVVIGVVVLLENWGLDVSAFLGGLGLAGMAVALAAKDSVANVFGGLTILADNLYKRGDWIETPQFEGTVEVVGLRATKVRTFAKALVTMPNAQIVDSPVINWSRMTHRRIKMVIGVEYRTTADQIEKIVNDIRSFLKNDDDVAQTDVAQMVHLSDFGASSINIDLYYFTTTTDWVAWRDIRNRHIIAFKRIVEDNDAAFAFPSQSLYVETLPEKMTDNTNDDRAETSRKIG comes from the coding sequence ATGGACGAAATTACATCCGAAATTGATAGCCTGAATAGCGAAGTCATTGATCACATGACCAATTGGGTCGAGATGCTGGGCGGCGGAGAAATCGGCAAATATGTCGTCGCAGGGGCGGTGCTGCTGTTTGTGTTCGTCCTGAAACGTGTTCTGGCACTTGGTGTCATTGGTAGCCTGCGCAAGCTGGCGCATCAGCACAAACATAGTACAGCCGCCCATGTTCTGGACGCCTTCGAGGCACCGATTCAGCTTCTGGTGATTCTGGGGGGCGTGTATTTTGCGATCGAGATTCTTGATCTTCCGGAAAACTTTGACGCCGTTCTGTTTGAGCTGATCGGCATTTTTGCGACCTTCTCGGTCTTTTGGGCGCTATTCAGGTCGATTGAACCGCTGGCAATGTCATTTAACAATCTGGCATGGCGTTTTGGGGGCGGTCTTGGTGATGATTTGCGACAGTTCTTTATTCGGGCGGTCAAGACGCTGATTGTTGTGATCGGCGTTGTCGTTCTGTTGGAAAACTGGGGCCTTGATGTTTCTGCATTTCTGGGCGGTCTTGGTCTTGCCGGTATGGCCGTGGCATTGGCCGCAAAGGATTCAGTCGCCAATGTTTTCGGCGGCCTGACCATTCTGGCAGATAACCTTTACAAGCGGGGCGACTGGATCGAAACACCGCAGTTTGAAGGAACGGTCGAGGTCGTCGGCCTTCGCGCGACCAAGGTGCGCACGTTTGCCAAGGCCTTGGTGACGATGCCCAATGCGCAAATCGTCGATTCCCCGGTAATCAACTGGTCCCGCATGACCCATCGCCGCATCAAGATGGTGATTGGGGTCGAATATCGCACCACAGCCGATCAGATTGAAAAGATCGTCAATGATATCCGATCCTTCCTGAAAAACGATGATGATGTCGCGCAAACCGATGTGGCGCAGATGGTGCATTTGTCTGATTTCGGGGCAAGTTCGATCAACATCGATCTGTATTACTTTACGACCACTACCGATTGGGTGGCATGGCGCGATATCCGCAACCGGCATATCATTGCATTCAAACGTATTGTCGAGGATAACGATGCGGCGTTTGCCTTCCCGTCGCAGTCGCTTTATGTCGAAACCCTGCCGGAAAAAATGACTGATAACACCAATGATGATCGCGCTGAAACATCGCGCAAGATCGGATAA
- a CDS encoding Mth938-like domain-containing protein, translating to MSLEVSPLIAEGRKIVTSYGDGLFRFGEEVVTGSVLLFPKNVYSWPYENIDQVDVDAFGRVIEASDEIDILLLGMGSGMKPLPAEWRIALRKHGIVVEPMDTGAACRTYNVLVSEARRVAAALISV from the coding sequence ATGTCTTTGGAAGTAAGTCCGCTGATCGCAGAAGGCCGAAAGATCGTTACCAGCTATGGGGATGGCCTGTTTCGTTTTGGCGAAGAAGTTGTCACTGGTTCGGTTTTACTGTTTCCCAAGAATGTCTATTCCTGGCCGTATGAGAATATTGATCAGGTTGATGTCGATGCCTTTGGTCGGGTGATTGAAGCATCCGACGAGATTGATATCCTGCTGCTGGGAATGGGAAGTGGCATGAAACCATTGCCTGCTGAATGGCGCATTGCACTTCGCAAACATGGCATTGTCGTCGAGCCGATGGATACCGGTGCTGCGTGTCGCACCTATAATGTTCTGGTATCGGAAGCCCGTCGGGTTGCCGCAGCCCTGATTTCGGTTTGA